Proteins from a genomic interval of Collinsella sp. zg1085:
- a CDS encoding bifunctional ornithine acetyltransferase/N-acetylglutamate synthase: MDFDQFDLRLRPQLQGGVTLASGFRASGVKIAHSASVHDFDLALVCVDAPVAAAAVFTNNRLETASVTVSRQHLKQQDAKTVQAVLMHAGIANGGLGDVGLATAEEACAIAAQIAGCEPEQILLATTGKLACPIAREQYENGISAAFNQLSAQGGTTAAAALAAPEPKLFEYAVSFTSQTLAYAGCTFTVGGMCRRAGNLVLLTTDAPVSSECLSALFTPIVETSFKQMYDGFNNGPGDSYIMLASGVAAPDVAPIEQGSEAAAELSYVISAVCEHLLRQMMAEAAGSGSIVMVQVQGSVSVEQAEAAARALVLSRPVMQSIVSRCADLTALLAALGRSGSRVDVETLSITLADMPIFSDGAPIPFDEDELKKRLDAREMSEIRMLVDLGIGDFSARLWTTDAIGRTAN, from the coding sequence ATGGATTTTGACCAGTTTGACCTGCGGTTGCGCCCACAACTACAGGGCGGTGTAACGCTTGCTTCTGGTTTTCGTGCATCAGGTGTCAAGATTGCTCACAGTGCCTCTGTCCACGACTTTGACCTTGCTCTGGTGTGCGTCGATGCTCCTGTTGCTGCGGCGGCCGTCTTTACCAATAATCGGCTGGAAACAGCATCAGTAACAGTAAGCCGACAACATCTTAAGCAACAAGACGCAAAAACGGTGCAGGCAGTTCTTATGCACGCTGGCATTGCAAACGGCGGCTTGGGTGATGTAGGTCTTGCAACAGCAGAGGAGGCTTGTGCTATTGCAGCACAAATTGCTGGCTGCGAACCCGAGCAGATACTCCTTGCAACAACTGGCAAACTTGCTTGTCCCATTGCGCGAGAGCAGTACGAAAACGGTATTTCTGCGGCGTTTAACCAGCTATCAGCACAAGGTGGGACTACTGCTGCAGCTGCACTTGCAGCGCCTGAACCTAAGTTATTTGAATATGCAGTGAGCTTTACCAGCCAAACGCTTGCGTATGCAGGCTGTACATTCACGGTTGGCGGCATGTGTCGCCGCGCAGGAAACCTTGTGCTCTTAACCACTGACGCACCAGTATCGTCTGAGTGCCTTTCGGCGCTGTTTACGCCAATTGTTGAAACAAGTTTTAAGCAGATGTATGACGGCTTTAATAACGGGCCAGGCGATAGCTATATCATGCTTGCAAGCGGTGTAGCAGCGCCTGATGTAGCGCCTATCGAGCAGGGAAGCGAGGCCGCAGCTGAGTTGTCCTATGTTATCTCGGCGGTATGCGAGCACCTTTTGCGTCAGATGATGGCAGAGGCGGCAGGTTCTGGTTCAATAGTAATGGTGCAGGTACAAGGTTCAGTATCGGTTGAGCAAGCCGAAGCGGCCGCGCGTGCCCTGGTTCTCTCTCGTCCGGTCATGCAAAGCATCGTGTCGCGCTGTGCAGACCTTACTGCGCTACTAGCGGCACTTGGTCGAAGTGGCTCTCGGGTTGATGTTGAAACACTTTCTATCACGCTTGCTGACATGCCTATTTTTAGTGATGGCGCACCCATTCCTTTTGATGAGGATGAGCTTAAAAAACGGCTGGATGCTCGCGAGATGAGCGAGATACGCATGCTGGTTGATTTGGGAATTGGAGACTTTAGCGCAAGGCTTTGGACGACTGATGCTATTGGGCGAACAGCCAACTAG
- a CDS encoding Arc family DNA binding domain-containing protein gives MARKQYPLRIDPAIWEAIQSWADDEMRSANGQVEWIMRDALRRAGRLPSSHKPRATSAYEEREGKSN, from the coding sequence ATGGCACGAAAGCAATATCCTTTGCGCATTGACCCGGCCATATGGGAGGCAATTCAATCGTGGGCAGATGATGAAATGCGCAGCGCCAATGGTCAGGTTGAGTGGATTATGCGAGATGCCTTAAGGCGTGCAGGACGACTACCGAGCTCGCACAAACCTCGCGCGACTAGCGCTTATGAGGAGCGTGAGGGTAAAAGTAACTAG
- a CDS encoding Mur ligase family protein produces MSTPPTSRPLTYYLQVLAAAGIVEEAPATELTQRLPIAFATDDSRQVQADTLFVCKGAQFKRDYLLQAREAGAIAYVATQDYSVDIPLIRVSDIRRALGVLALSYYNNPSAQLKIAAFTGTKGKTTCVYYLKHVLDYAADKHNQPPAGLFSTIEYFDGMQSGKSTLTTPEAFQLQKQLSNARDAGLTTVVMEASSQALKYERTYGMEFAVGAFTNIGEDHISPQEHPDFEDYFASKLKLFAQCKTAVVNLDMKHVERVLDAAGASSQLISYSLSNPKADVYVEKLSNTHEGMRARVHTPSFTRDMLIATPVVFNVSNALATIACALALGLGEAELVHAFETLRVPGRMELYPSADGRILGLVDYAHNGMSLSTLLSDLRNNYPDRELAVVFGATGGKGLDRRTTMGHAAGKLADRIIVTEDDPGPEDPADIADAIVSAIKTTGNQNYQVVLDRVDAIRRCVHETTRPAIVIVTGKGNDNYMLRHGVHEPWIPDGVHLAQALEEYAQGL; encoded by the coding sequence GTGTCTACACCACCAACTTCGCGCCCCCTCACGTACTACCTGCAGGTTCTTGCAGCGGCTGGCATTGTTGAGGAAGCGCCTGCAACTGAGCTTACCCAACGCTTGCCTATAGCCTTTGCAACCGACGATTCGCGCCAGGTGCAAGCAGATACGCTCTTTGTTTGTAAGGGGGCTCAGTTCAAACGCGATTACCTTCTCCAGGCTCGTGAAGCGGGTGCTATAGCTTATGTTGCAACCCAGGATTATTCCGTAGATATTCCTTTGATTCGGGTGAGCGATATACGTCGCGCACTTGGTGTTCTTGCGCTGAGTTACTACAACAATCCCTCAGCACAGCTCAAAATTGCTGCATTTACGGGAACAAAGGGCAAAACCACCTGTGTCTATTATCTCAAACACGTCCTCGATTATGCCGCCGACAAGCATAATCAGCCTCCAGCGGGCTTATTCTCAACCATCGAATATTTTGATGGTATGCAATCTGGCAAGTCTACACTCACCACTCCTGAGGCGTTTCAGCTACAAAAACAGCTGTCAAACGCCCGTGATGCAGGACTTACAACTGTTGTGATGGAGGCTTCCAGCCAAGCGCTCAAATATGAGCGCACCTATGGCATGGAGTTTGCGGTGGGCGCTTTTACCAACATTGGGGAAGACCATATTTCTCCACAGGAGCACCCTGATTTTGAGGATTACTTTGCAAGCAAACTCAAGCTTTTTGCTCAGTGCAAAACCGCTGTGGTCAATCTTGATATGAAGCACGTTGAGCGCGTGCTCGATGCCGCCGGTGCTTCTTCGCAGCTCATAAGCTACTCGCTCAGCAACCCAAAGGCCGATGTCTACGTAGAAAAGCTTAGCAACACGCATGAAGGTATGCGTGCGCGGGTACACACCCCAAGTTTTACCCGCGATATGCTTATCGCCACGCCAGTAGTCTTTAATGTCTCAAACGCTCTTGCAACAATCGCTTGTGCGCTGGCGTTAGGACTCGGTGAAGCCGAGCTTGTTCATGCTTTTGAAACGCTTCGTGTGCCTGGTCGAATGGAACTCTATCCCAGTGCTGATGGCCGTATTCTTGGGCTCGTTGACTACGCTCATAACGGCATGAGCCTATCCACACTACTCAGCGACCTACGTAACAACTACCCCGACCGCGAACTTGCCGTTGTTTTTGGTGCAACTGGAGGCAAGGGGCTTGACCGTCGCACCACCATGGGGCATGCCGCGGGAAAGCTAGCTGACCGTATTATTGTGACTGAAGACGACCCCGGTCCTGAAGACCCCGCTGACATAGCCGATGCGATTGTTTCTGCTATCAAAACAACCGGTAACCAAAACTACCAAGTTGTACTCGACCGCGTTGATGCAATTCGACGCTGTGTGCATGAGACAACACGTCCAGCTATAGTGATCGTCACAGGTAAAGGTAACGACAACTACATGCTGCGACACGGAGTTCACGAACCTTGGATTCCCGATGGCGTACACCTCGCTCAAGCACTCGAAGAATACGCACAGGGACTATAG